A genomic segment from Nitrosopumilus sp. K4 encodes:
- the pyrE gene encoding orotate phosphoribosyltransferase, producing MEFVKQFATFLHQKGIIKFGDFTLASGKKSSYYVDLRLVPSYPHEFRMMVKHLQNQIAEKIGLDGFDSIVSVPTGGLIIASALAIETVKPLIYVRGKPKNYGTSKLVEGQFHKGMKVLMIDDVATTGGSVLNAIKLLKDEKIEITDAFVIVNRMEGADKALNEEGVKMHSLLNVLDITQALFDQKLVSQETLEKVKRQIGS from the coding sequence ATGGAATTTGTAAAACAGTTTGCAACCTTTTTGCATCAAAAAGGGATCATAAAATTTGGTGATTTCACACTTGCCAGCGGTAAAAAGAGCTCATATTATGTAGATTTAAGATTAGTTCCCAGTTACCCACATGAATTTAGAATGATGGTAAAGCATCTGCAAAATCAGATTGCTGAGAAAATTGGATTAGATGGTTTTGATTCCATAGTTTCAGTCCCCACAGGAGGATTAATTATTGCATCTGCACTTGCAATTGAGACTGTAAAACCACTAATCTACGTAAGAGGCAAGCCAAAGAATTATGGTACATCAAAATTAGTAGAGGGTCAATTTCACAAAGGAATGAAGGTGTTAATGATAGACGACGTTGCCACAACTGGTGGCTCAGTTCTAAATGCCATCAAATTACTCAAAGACGAAAAAATTGAGATCACAGACGCGTTTGTTATTGTTAACAGAATGGAAGGTGCAGATAAAGCGCTAAATGAAGAAGGTGTGAAAATGCATTCGCTTCTAAATGTTCTAGATATTACTCAAGCATTGTTTGATCAAAAACTTGTCAGTCAAGAAACACTAGAAAAAGTGAAAAGACAAATAGGAAGTTGA
- a CDS encoding TenA family transcriptional regulator — MNLIKQIDQMIEERSLLKHPFYEMWSDGKLTLESLTGYSKEYFQLVKTVPEFMTPIIQQAPESEIDELVSNQKEESDHIQPWIRFAGALGVSEDELINYEGLPKTQKAVSNLSGLMNTYEGGSCAMYAFEKEIPKISQTKLEGLAEFYGMSSEDATEYFKLHTEADIRHAAAWRHILENASTDKDNLIEIADKSISAQNLLLDSCYEAYC, encoded by the coding sequence ATGAATCTAATAAAACAAATTGATCAAATGATTGAAGAAAGAAGTTTACTAAAGCATCCCTTTTATGAAATGTGGTCTGATGGAAAATTAACTCTTGAATCTTTAACTGGATATTCTAAAGAATACTTCCAACTTGTAAAAACAGTACCTGAATTCATGACTCCTATAATTCAACAAGCACCAGAATCAGAAATTGATGAATTAGTGTCAAACCAAAAAGAAGAATCTGATCATATTCAGCCTTGGATAAGATTCGCTGGCGCATTGGGAGTATCTGAGGATGAATTGATTAATTATGAAGGCCTTCCAAAAACACAAAAGGCAGTTTCAAATTTGTCTGGCTTGATGAATACCTATGAAGGTGGTTCATGTGCAATGTATGCATTTGAAAAAGAAATTCCAAAAATCAGTCAAACAAAATTAGAAGGTTTGGCAGAATTTTATGGAATGTCAAGCGAAGATGCGACTGAATACTTCAAACTTCACACTGAAGCCGATATTAGACATGCAGCAGCATGGAGACATATTTTAGAAAATGCATCTACTGACAAAGATAACCTGATAGAAATTGCCGACAAGTCAATCTCTGCACAAAACCTGCTGCTTGACAGTTGTTATGAAGCATACTGTTAA
- a CDS encoding polyprenyl synthetase family protein, producing MDRKNIEINPLLETYGRYIKQIDQALDKELSLYSESEFIEPLKYSLDGGKRIRPIILVLAAESVGKVDENTFAASCAVEFLHMESIIHDDIIDNETMRRQKDPFHIKYGYNTSVLTGDFVLGLILAISSRLDNARITKDLATTAMLMSEGEMIEGRLETSEDVTFDDYLKVIEYKTATAFEVAARTGAIIASGTEEQIEALTEYGRNIGIAYQIRDDLLDWKNEDKLFNFLIKKSSDPRDVFNKMEELLKEYSEKARAGLRKIPDNDAKVNLEKLIKFTSFKA from the coding sequence TTGGACAGGAAAAATATCGAGATTAACCCATTATTAGAGACGTATGGAAGATACATTAAGCAAATTGACCAAGCATTAGACAAAGAATTATCACTTTATTCAGAATCAGAGTTTATTGAACCACTAAAATATTCTCTAGACGGAGGAAAAAGGATCAGACCAATAATTTTGGTGTTAGCTGCGGAGAGCGTGGGCAAAGTTGATGAGAATACGTTTGCAGCATCATGTGCGGTTGAATTTTTGCACATGGAATCTATCATCCATGATGATATTATCGATAATGAAACTATGAGAAGGCAAAAAGATCCATTTCATATCAAATATGGATACAACACAAGTGTCCTGACAGGCGATTTTGTTTTAGGACTGATTCTTGCAATTTCATCAAGATTAGACAATGCAAGAATCACCAAAGATTTGGCAACCACTGCAATGTTGATGAGTGAAGGTGAGATGATCGAAGGTAGATTGGAAACAAGTGAGGATGTAACTTTTGATGATTATCTCAAAGTTATAGAATACAAAACAGCAACTGCATTTGAAGTTGCGGCAAGAACTGGGGCAATCATAGCAAGCGGTACGGAAGAACAAATTGAAGCCCTAACAGAATATGGAAGAAATATTGGAATAGCCTATCAAATAAGAGATGATCTATTAGATTGGAAAAATGAAGACAAGTTGTTTAATTTTCTAATTAAGAAAAGTTCTGATCCTAGAGATGTATTCAATAAAATGGAAGAACTTTTGAAAGAGTATTCTGAAAAAGCCAGAGCAGGCTTGAGAAAAATTCCAGATAACGATGCTAAAGTAAATTTAGAAAAATTGATAAAATTTACTTCATTTAAGGCATAA
- a CDS encoding NADH-quinone oxidoreductase subunit N: MLEISSTPLVIIAILGVIGVILPIISIARKEKGSNSFYAVIAFAALIVSIGYVAYQLTTEHILPSALFSEDVLVDDTFGGFFAIAMLIVAIFTTVGSFNYMRKQNHPAVYYSLILLSTIGMVLVAYSTDLVMLFVAWELMSIPTYVLAGFMKKNPSSNEAALKYFLFGALSSAIIVYGISLSYGLTGSTNIGEVIQGYSTLDPSLLPIALLSVGMFIAGFGFKMGLVPFHMWLPDTYEGAPTPITTLLAAGTKKAGFAAAIRIIVLGMVALNLDWTLALGIIAVMTMTIGNIAAIMQKNLSRMLAYSSIGHAGYILIGLAVAPFSSMGIQGSMYHILNHAVMKGAAFIAVGGIVTTLAVTNLDKLKGLGRRMPITSLGLVISLLALAGVPPLNGFWSKLMLFGGALDASSAISWAPWLAIAGVLNSALSLAYYGWIMRKMYFEGETEKRVSEPKSVIAVMIFSIIFMVALGVYPDPIIKFVEMASPTVSMAIMP; the protein is encoded by the coding sequence ATGTTAGAAATTAGTTCAACTCCATTAGTGATTATAGCAATTTTGGGTGTAATTGGTGTGATATTACCAATCATCAGCATTGCTAGAAAAGAGAAAGGTTCTAACTCATTTTATGCAGTAATTGCATTTGCTGCACTAATAGTTTCAATTGGATATGTTGCATATCAACTAACAACTGAGCATATACTTCCATCTGCATTGTTCTCTGAAGATGTTTTAGTTGATGATACGTTTGGTGGGTTCTTTGCAATAGCCATGTTGATTGTTGCAATTTTCACAACTGTTGGCTCATTCAATTATATGAGAAAACAAAATCATCCTGCAGTTTACTATTCTCTAATTCTGCTTTCTACTATAGGTATGGTTCTTGTTGCTTATTCAACAGATCTTGTAATGTTATTTGTTGCTTGGGAGCTTATGAGCATTCCAACATATGTACTTGCAGGATTTATGAAAAAGAATCCGAGCTCTAATGAGGCCGCACTAAAGTACTTCTTGTTTGGCGCTTTATCTTCTGCTATTATTGTTTATGGAATTTCATTATCTTATGGACTTACAGGTTCTACAAACATTGGTGAAGTGATTCAGGGGTACTCAACTTTAGATCCATCTTTACTTCCAATTGCATTGCTTTCAGTTGGAATGTTCATTGCAGGATTTGGATTCAAGATGGGGCTTGTTCCATTCCATATGTGGCTTCCTGATACCTATGAAGGTGCACCTACACCAATAACCACTTTACTTGCAGCAGGTACAAAGAAGGCAGGATTTGCTGCTGCAATTAGAATAATTGTTTTAGGAATGGTAGCGCTTAATCTTGATTGGACACTAGCATTAGGAATTATTGCTGTAATGACAATGACTATTGGAAACATTGCAGCAATAATGCAGAAGAATCTTTCAAGGATGTTAGCTTATTCAAGTATAGGGCATGCAGGATATATCCTGATTGGACTTGCTGTAGCACCATTCTCTTCAATGGGTATTCAAGGTTCAATGTATCACATTCTTAATCATGCAGTAATGAAAGGTGCAGCATTCATTGCAGTAGGTGGCATAGTTACAACTTTGGCAGTTACAAACTTAGACAAGCTAAAAGGCCTAGGTAGAAGAATGCCTATAACTTCTTTAGGTTTGGTGATCTCGCTTTTGGCACTTGCAGGTGTTCCCCCATTAAACGGATTCTGGAGTAAACTGATGTTATTTGGTGGTGCATTAGATGCTAGCTCTGCAATATCTTGGGCACCATGGCTTGCAATTGCAGGTGTTCTAAACAGTGCTTTATCATTAGCTTACTATGGTTGGATTATGAGAAAAATGTACTTTGAAGGCGAAACTGAAAAGAGAGTTTCAGAACCAAAGTCTGTCATTGCCGTTATGATATTCTCAATAATATTCATGGTTGCACTAGGTGTGTATCCAGATCCAATAATAAAATTCGTAGAGATGGCTTCACCAACTGTTAGTATGGCTATTATGCCTTAA
- a CDS encoding NADH-quinone oxidoreductase subunit L, translating to MATESIGLPFEVGAASAWLVWILPFIAALIMPGIGKASKNATGYVAVGFALMSALSAASMLPMALEAHEIHDQVTWIESIGLKGGVLADPLSVIMANVVGWISFLIMIYSTGYMKGDKDITRFWFWMMFFIGSMQLIVLSDNLLQVFFGWEGVGLASYALISFWYRDKKKDHVGTEGRTVLGLLDYYAPTHAGMKAFIMTKVGDVMMIAGMLLIFLFAGTFGFRELMGDTAWATAMSAQGLLVPAFVLLFGGAVGKSAQFPLNEWLLEAMTGPTAVSALIHAATMVKAGVFLVARIGPIVFALSAAGIMADQFFEIVAWVGAITALLLATQGMVNPEIKKVLAYSTGSQIGYMMMALGVAGLSHQYVDGYTAGFFHLISHAMFKASLFMAAGSLLHVVGSRFMTDMGGLRKHMKKTYAFMWAAGLGLMGAPFITTGFWSKDAIFAAVYESGGEWVMVLYGIAVLTAVITTFYTTRMIGMVFFGPKSKHIQKMEEEGHHVHEASLSMWAPYGILAILTIGIGIIGFSVEGGLHHLFEEYLGHSFGIHGETLEHSESFLPGPLAELNPIALGSSLVAFSIGIGLGYIFYIGRFVDPVRFVNSNIFFYAIHKVILNRWYLNAIIYWCFVVAPLWLARGVFRYFEKTAIDYGMNDGFQKAVGWGAKVVQGTQTGVAQSYLFVFGAGLLFVVLILLI from the coding sequence ATGGCAACAGAATCTATTGGATTACCATTTGAAGTTGGTGCTGCAAGTGCTTGGCTAGTTTGGATCCTTCCATTTATTGCAGCATTAATCATGCCAGGAATTGGTAAGGCATCAAAGAATGCAACTGGCTATGTGGCAGTTGGATTTGCATTGATGAGTGCCCTTTCTGCTGCTTCTATGTTACCAATGGCACTTGAAGCACATGAAATTCATGATCAAGTGACTTGGATTGAATCAATTGGATTGAAAGGCGGAGTACTAGCTGATCCTCTTTCCGTAATTATGGCAAATGTTGTTGGATGGATTTCATTCTTGATTATGATTTATAGTACTGGTTACATGAAAGGTGACAAAGACATTACTAGATTCTGGTTTTGGATGATGTTCTTTATTGGTTCTATGCAATTAATCGTATTATCTGATAACTTACTTCAGGTATTCTTTGGATGGGAAGGCGTAGGTCTTGCATCTTATGCATTAATCAGCTTCTGGTATCGTGACAAAAAGAAAGATCATGTCGGTACAGAAGGACGAACTGTTTTAGGATTACTCGATTATTATGCACCAACACATGCAGGTATGAAGGCATTCATCATGACCAAAGTAGGTGATGTTATGATGATTGCAGGCATGCTTTTGATATTCTTATTTGCAGGAACTTTTGGATTTAGAGAATTGATGGGTGACACTGCATGGGCAACTGCCATGTCTGCCCAAGGCTTGTTAGTTCCAGCATTTGTACTTCTATTTGGAGGTGCGGTAGGAAAATCAGCTCAATTCCCACTAAATGAATGGCTTCTGGAAGCCATGACTGGCCCAACTGCGGTTTCAGCATTGATTCACGCAGCAACCATGGTAAAAGCAGGTGTTTTCCTTGTAGCAAGAATTGGACCTATTGTTTTTGCACTAAGTGCAGCAGGAATAATGGCAGATCAATTCTTTGAGATTGTTGCTTGGGTTGGAGCAATTACTGCATTACTTCTTGCCACTCAAGGAATGGTTAATCCTGAAATCAAAAAAGTTCTTGCATATTCTACTGGTTCTCAAATTGGTTACATGATGATGGCATTAGGCGTTGCAGGATTATCTCATCAATATGTTGATGGTTATACTGCAGGATTTTTCCACTTAATCTCTCATGCCATGTTTAAGGCATCACTTTTCATGGCAGCAGGTTCTTTGTTACATGTTGTTGGTTCACGATTTATGACCGATATGGGTGGTCTGAGGAAACACATGAAAAAGACATATGCATTCATGTGGGCCGCAGGTCTTGGATTAATGGGTGCACCATTTATCACAACAGGTTTCTGGAGTAAAGACGCAATCTTTGCAGCAGTCTATGAATCTGGTGGAGAATGGGTAATGGTCCTTTATGGAATAGCAGTATTGACTGCAGTAATTACAACATTCTATACAACAAGAATGATTGGTATGGTGTTCTTTGGTCCAAAGAGCAAACACATACAGAAGATGGAAGAAGAAGGTCATCATGTTCATGAAGCTTCATTATCTATGTGGGCCCCATACGGAATCCTTGCAATATTGACAATTGGAATTGGTATTATTGGATTCTCAGTAGAGGGTGGATTACACCATTTGTTTGAGGAATATCTTGGACATTCATTTGGAATTCATGGCGAAACACTAGAACATTCAGAGTCATTCCTTCCAGGTCCCTTGGCTGAACTTAATCCAATTGCATTAGGTTCATCCTTAGTTGCATTCTCGATTGGAATTGGACTTGGATACATATTCTATATTGGTAGATTTGTTGATCCTGTTAGATTTGTAAACTCAAACATTTTCTTCTATGCAATTCACAAAGTCATTCTTAACAGATGGTATCTTAATGCAATTATCTATTGGTGTTTTGTTGTAGCCCCATTATGGCTAGCAAGAGGGGTATTCAGATACTTTGAAAAGACCGCAATTGATTATGGAATGAATGATGGATTCCAAAAAGCTGTTGGTTGGGGAGCAAAGGTTGTACAAGGAACACAGACCGGTGTGGCACAGTCATACCTATTCGTATTTGGAGCAGGATTGTTATTCGTAGTCCTGATTTTGTTGATATAG
- a CDS encoding NuoM family protein has protein sequence MEYALLQAVFLPLLLSPVAYMIGRKAGPNPAMWFTFAILLYTTIIVIQAAMNGTTEEHYPWTEQFGEFGFLMDGLASPFAIMIYVLCTILALYSKPYMIHKFHEQYEEEQKQVTSTTGQSSIVESSSLSNYVNAKSGLYFALYLVFAMGMLGTVLATNLIEFYIFFEVMLIPGFFLVALWGDGPRRKIGLMFLFWTHAGAVVLLLGFLMIGLTVGSFDFADIQESEIPQDIVLISAIAISIGLGVKLAVFMFHVWLPWVHGSAPTPISALLSPAMIGIGAYGIFRLIVEFLPATFAELSIWFHIWGLVTMLYGGAMALMQDDIKRLLAYSSISQMGYLLFGIGSMSVMGLAGAEMMYVTHALGKGLLFMMAGIIIVKVGTRSISKLGGLAGKMPITAVCAVIGALTIMGVPPTSGFMGEWILFYGALETAIEEGSTVRAVTFGLGLVATALTMSYMLWMLKRVFFGKTPEHLENVKDGSWYMTAPMMVLAGFTVVLGIYPDIFLEKILPYMNGVLGV, from the coding sequence ATGGAATACGCATTATTACAGGCTGTTTTCCTGCCTTTACTGTTATCTCCAGTAGCCTACATGATAGGTAGAAAAGCAGGCCCAAACCCTGCAATGTGGTTTACCTTTGCAATTTTACTTTACACAACAATAATTGTAATTCAAGCTGCCATGAATGGAACTACTGAAGAACACTATCCATGGACTGAACAGTTTGGAGAATTTGGTTTCTTGATGGATGGTCTTGCTTCTCCATTTGCGATAATGATCTATGTTTTGTGTACGATTTTAGCATTGTATTCAAAACCATACATGATTCACAAATTCCATGAGCAATATGAAGAAGAGCAAAAACAAGTTACTTCCACTACTGGACAATCATCTATAGTTGAATCATCATCTCTTTCAAATTATGTTAATGCAAAATCTGGTCTTTACTTTGCATTGTATCTTGTATTTGCAATGGGAATGCTTGGAACTGTTCTTGCAACAAACCTGATTGAATTTTATATTTTCTTTGAGGTTATGCTCATACCTGGTTTCTTCTTAGTTGCATTGTGGGGTGATGGTCCTCGAAGAAAGATTGGTTTAATGTTCTTGTTCTGGACTCATGCGGGTGCAGTTGTCTTACTTTTGGGCTTTTTGATGATTGGGTTAACTGTTGGTAGTTTTGACTTTGCAGATATTCAAGAATCTGAAATACCTCAAGATATTGTCCTTATCTCTGCAATTGCAATTTCTATAGGTCTGGGAGTCAAGCTTGCAGTTTTTATGTTCCACGTTTGGCTACCATGGGTTCACGGCTCAGCTCCAACACCAATTAGTGCATTATTATCCCCTGCCATGATTGGAATTGGTGCATATGGTATCTTTAGATTAATTGTAGAATTTTTGCCTGCAACATTTGCAGAACTTTCTATTTGGTTCCACATTTGGGGATTAGTTACAATGCTTTATGGCGGAGCTATGGCATTGATGCAAGATGACATTAAACGATTGTTAGCATATTCTAGTATTAGCCAAATGGGTTATCTTCTATTTGGAATTGGCTCTATGTCTGTGATGGGATTGGCAGGTGCTGAAATGATGTATGTGACCCACGCTTTAGGAAAAGGTCTCCTCTTCATGATGGCAGGTATTATTATAGTAAAAGTAGGTACTCGAAGTATTTCAAAACTAGGTGGATTGGCAGGAAAAATGCCAATTACTGCAGTTTGTGCTGTAATTGGAGCTCTCACCATAATGGGTGTTCCTCCAACTAGTGGCTTTATGGGTGAATGGATTCTATTTTATGGTGCATTAGAAACAGCAATTGAAGAAGGCTCAACAGTTAGAGCAGTAACATTTGGACTTGGATTGGTTGCAACTGCATTAACAATGTCTTACATGCTTTGGATGCTAAAACGTGTATTCTTTGGAAAAACTCCAGAACATCTTGAAAATGTCAAAGATGGTAGTTGGTATATGACTGCACCAATGATGGTGCTTGCAGGATTTACAGTGGTATTGGGAATTTACCCAGATATTTTCTTGGAAAAAATTCTTCCATACATGAATGGAGTGTTGGGGGTATAG
- the nuoK gene encoding NADH-quinone oxidoreductase subunit NuoK, protein MSNELIDFVIVSIALLGIGIYGLSVKRNAIRMLFAVEIVINAANLNMVAFGRFLPHSGGQTLALFSIAIAAAEVAVGLSLIIVAYRMYQNIDIAEFRSLKG, encoded by the coding sequence ATGAGCAACGAACTAATTGATTTTGTAATTGTATCTATTGCCTTATTGGGAATTGGAATTTATGGTCTTTCAGTTAAAAGAAACGCTATCAGAATGCTATTTGCAGTTGAAATCGTAATTAATGCTGCAAATCTAAACATGGTTGCATTTGGACGATTCTTGCCACATAGTGGTGGCCAAACTTTAGCATTGTTTTCAATTGCAATTGCTGCAGCAGAAGTTGCTGTTGGTTTATCTTTGATTATTGTAGCATACAGAATGTATCAGAATATCGATATCGCAGAATTCAGGAGTTTGAAGGGATAA
- a CDS encoding NADH-quinone oxidoreductase subunit J, producing MADAVFLALSVITIGSAIAALELRSLIYGSIALMGTLGGIAGLFLLLDSPFVAMFQLAVYVGSIAVLILFTVMLVKRELIFKKVEDKRRKFAGIGLMLVIMVALGAVILDSGIKSITTDEPAVDFRDIGADFLTYYWPALILMALILAGSVTGALVLARREDITNEQRTN from the coding sequence ATGGCTGATGCTGTTTTCTTAGCTTTGTCTGTCATTACTATTGGCTCTGCAATTGCAGCACTTGAACTACGTTCATTGATTTATGGCTCAATTGCTTTGATGGGAACTCTTGGTGGCATTGCTGGATTATTCTTACTATTAGATTCCCCATTTGTTGCAATGTTCCAGTTAGCAGTTTATGTAGGTTCTATTGCAGTTTTGATTTTGTTTACTGTCATGCTTGTAAAAAGAGAATTGATCTTCAAGAAAGTTGAAGATAAAAGAAGAAAATTTGCCGGAATTGGTTTGATGTTAGTTATTATGGTTGCACTTGGTGCTGTAATTTTGGATTCCGGAATAAAATCAATTACTACGGACGAGCCTGCAGTAGACTTTAGAGATATTGGAGCAGACTTTCTAACATATTATTGGCCAGCTTTGATTTTGATGGCATTGATCTTGGCAGGCTCTGTTACAGGCGCATTAGTTTTAGCAAGAAGGGAGGATATAACAAATGAGCAACGAACTAATTGA
- a CDS encoding NADH-quinone oxidoreductase subunit I translates to MGTATGIIKALNSGIKHIALKRFTLRYPEEKLKFVGDGYQFDPSTGVGIAGIKGRHMLFHDHCTGCQLCSIACEGVAEAIAMVKVPEQQNQNKKSIMPQIDYGKCVFCGLCVDACPFYALYMTNDYELSSFSKEGLIYTPAQLAVKPYVAQDSEIQITDRGATHG, encoded by the coding sequence ATGGGAACAGCTACAGGAATTATTAAAGCTCTGAATTCTGGAATTAAACATATCGCTCTCAAGAGATTTACTTTGAGATATCCTGAAGAAAAACTCAAGTTTGTTGGAGATGGTTATCAATTTGATCCTTCAACAGGAGTTGGAATTGCAGGAATCAAAGGACGTCATATGCTATTTCATGATCATTGTACTGGATGTCAATTGTGTTCTATTGCATGCGAGGGCGTTGCAGAAGCAATTGCCATGGTAAAAGTTCCAGAACAACAGAATCAAAATAAAAAATCAATAATGCCACAAATTGATTATGGAAAATGTGTATTTTGTGGACTATGTGTTGACGCATGTCCCTTTTATGCCTTATACATGACCAATGATTACGAATTATCTTCTTTTAGTAAAGAGGGTTTGATTTACACTCCTGCACAACTTGCAGTAAAACCCTATGTTGCTCAAGATTCTGAAATTCAAATAACTGATAGAGGTGCAACGCATGGCTGA
- the nuoH gene encoding NADH-quinone oxidoreductase subunit NuoH gives MSVIAPKFKFSEFVKSLLDNLFWFLLIFALVGLPLVQIILFYIEMPVINGELLTPFLALTWLADPSRLLPIMKAFMATDLFRIAAFPGFGFAALLAAGTIFVERKMLAKLQLRVGPFYCGKVEGILQLMGDGLKLISKEIIIPAKADKPIFWAAPVMFVGAAAAFVALIPVAPGWVVADVDVGLLAVFAVIGFFPIITILSAWSANSKFPFIGGIRALHQMVSFEIPLILSLLGVVILTGTLNLSEIAASQSSFPWIIFLPVGAIVFFITMLAELERIPFDLPEAESEIVAGWLTEFSGMMYGLVQLGTYLKLYAFAALFVVLFLGGWNGPMIWPPFPEEIITTGIEAGPITVQIPGLPVFSQEMLNGVVWFVIKTVGVIFFILLPRGVFPRIRIDMLLSLGWYKLIGLAFVNIFIALGLLYAGVLGPGGML, from the coding sequence ATGTCTGTTATTGCGCCAAAATTCAAGTTTAGCGAATTTGTAAAATCTCTACTAGACAATCTGTTTTGGTTCCTTCTAATCTTTGCACTAGTTGGATTGCCTCTTGTTCAAATTATTCTATTCTATATTGAAATGCCTGTAATTAATGGCGAATTACTTACTCCATTTCTTGCATTGACTTGGTTGGCTGATCCTTCTAGATTACTTCCTATCATGAAAGCTTTCATGGCAACTGACTTGTTTAGGATTGCAGCATTTCCTGGATTTGGTTTTGCAGCTTTACTTGCAGCAGGAACAATCTTTGTTGAAAGAAAAATGTTAGCAAAACTTCAGTTAAGAGTAGGTCCTTTTTACTGTGGAAAAGTAGAGGGCATCTTACAATTGATGGGTGATGGACTCAAACTAATTTCTAAAGAGATTATTATTCCTGCAAAGGCAGATAAGCCAATTTTTTGGGCAGCTCCTGTGATGTTTGTTGGTGCAGCAGCTGCATTTGTTGCATTAATTCCTGTTGCCCCTGGTTGGGTTGTCGCTGATGTGGATGTAGGGTTGTTAGCAGTATTTGCAGTAATTGGATTTTTTCCAATAATTACTATCTTGTCTGCTTGGTCTGCAAACAGCAAATTCCCATTCATTGGTGGAATTAGGGCACTTCATCAAATGGTGTCTTTTGAAATCCCATTGATCTTATCATTACTTGGAGTTGTAATTCTAACTGGTACTCTGAATCTTTCTGAAATTGCAGCTAGTCAATCCAGTTTTCCGTGGATTATATTCTTGCCAGTAGGTGCCATTGTGTTCTTTATCACGATGTTAGCTGAGCTTGAAAGAATTCCATTTGATTTACCAGAGGCTGAAAGTGAAATTGTTGCTGGTTGGTTAACAGAGTTTTCAGGAATGATGTATGGGCTTGTTCAACTTGGAACTTATCTTAAGCTATATGCATTTGCAGCATTGTTTGTTGTATTGTTCTTGGGCGGATGGAACGGTCCTATGATTTGGCCTCCATTCCCTGAAGAAATTATTACTACAGGAATTGAAGCAGGACCTATTACCGTCCAAATTCCAGGATTGCCAGTATTTTCTCAAGAAATGTTAAATGGTGTTGTTTGGTTTGTAATTAAAACTGTAGGTGTTATATTCTTCATTCTCTTGCCACGAGGTGTTTTTCCAAGAATTAGAATTGATATGTTATTGAGTCTTGGTTGGTACAAACTAATTGGTTTAGCATTCGTTAACATCTTTATAGCACTCGGCTTGCTTTACGCTGGAGTCTTGGGACCTGGAGGAATGTTATAA